In Candidatus Vicinibacter proximus, the following are encoded in one genomic region:
- a CDS encoding T9SS type A sorting domain-containing protein, with protein MKFVSLVILIPFLWFGFNKSFSQNTSVLQKQIEEVVSHGNPITKIDLIKKHSLRNSAWFAGLKNSSKANVFTPDDSRLAICLRTKPALLNISMQLPNGTLSNLILQSQKLYSEDSKLLSSDDLIGIPLNSGVHYSGFISGVPGSMVALSIYEHEIAGVISTPEDGNIIIGKMASKEMIENNTNEHVIYFENDLAKNSGFECGVTESHELFQSLREQANAPQDIFENRCRTVKIFLECDYRMYQDRNLQKNQVVSYVTSVFNVVKTLYANESVKLEISDIMVWTTQDPFPKTTLQNIIYGYAEYRKNNFKGDLAQLVSTYPSQGGIAFVNGMCTTYNGQIGPHSYAYIYNTFNTLPTYSWSVEVMAHELGHNFGSWHTHSCVWGPQKNAQIDNCQTPDVGSCNPGPTPNGGGTIMSYCHLTGVGINFSKGFGQEPGDILRNAVNNKPCLTAIFTPSQKLNLQGPYFDGDNLKIQAKPVNANYTYDWFHYDYKLPGKNDTFLDVKYSGIYKAAVSDNCTEYAAPDTIKINDFQVNLGCPVVKGKKDSIMSQIIVDVDNFAKSDTLIFPSGLFATIPTKALDILVELQTRIAPKNQSWVRSFLTSFQSPASVGITKNDYRPGENTTAFPNTPRSFSKILGRFDPAGSWIFTHMDDRNDNGIDAQVTISLVVKWRMPDTVLNCSLPICDGSLKSLDPLIPGASYKWSTGETSKTIQVNTPGSYAVTVTKGNKSSSHQVTLFSKNTQFTQSFNICEGENLRVGSSNYSVNGIYLDSLLAWDGCDSVVTTELNVWPKKITRDSIQLCYGGEFAGKKLFRDTLFNNILSDVNGCDSIHLIQIKISPEIKIDFTVNPLCENQGGSIEAVSSGGNGNFNYLWSNQSSTSKIENLKSGIYECVVTDGQGCIHKDSVELKNYDSVSVAIMVKDVNCFGEKNGNIELQLLSGTEPVNYLWSNSQTTRDIDNLAAGVYTLYILDQNGCRLEQTVKVGSPDLLLAELVLKPSSGSNGSAKLNVTGGKAPYVILWSTGETSEEISMLAPGSYSVSVTDANGCNRIDSFVIERSVGTFNPLKEDIFVGFNAGQNFLMVTSKEANLSQIELFDLSGKSIIQYNLSTAKQGLLPVGKIPPGIYLVKVYLDSKQMIYFRKIKSK; from the coding sequence ATGAAGTTTGTTTCCTTAGTTATCTTGATACCATTTCTTTGGTTTGGGTTTAATAAATCATTTTCCCAGAACACTTCTGTTTTACAAAAGCAAATTGAAGAGGTTGTTTCCCATGGAAACCCAATCACAAAAATCGATTTGATTAAAAAACACTCTTTAAGAAATTCTGCGTGGTTTGCCGGTTTGAAAAATTCGTCGAAAGCAAATGTTTTCACCCCGGATGACTCCAGGTTGGCCATTTGTCTGCGTACAAAACCTGCATTACTTAATATAAGTATGCAACTTCCTAATGGAACTTTATCCAACTTGATTTTACAATCACAAAAATTATACTCAGAGGATTCAAAGCTCTTAAGTTCCGATGACCTCATTGGCATCCCATTGAATAGCGGTGTGCACTACAGTGGCTTTATTTCCGGAGTTCCTGGTTCAATGGTTGCATTGAGTATTTATGAACACGAAATTGCCGGAGTTATTTCAACTCCGGAGGATGGTAATATCATTATTGGAAAAATGGCTTCAAAGGAGATGATTGAAAACAACACCAATGAACATGTAATTTATTTTGAAAATGATTTGGCGAAAAATTCTGGATTTGAATGTGGCGTAACCGAAAGTCATGAGTTATTTCAAAGTCTTCGAGAGCAGGCAAATGCACCTCAGGATATTTTTGAAAATAGATGCAGGACAGTAAAAATATTTTTGGAGTGTGATTACAGAATGTACCAGGATAGAAATTTGCAAAAAAATCAAGTGGTTAGTTATGTTACCAGTGTTTTTAATGTTGTAAAAACTTTATATGCTAATGAATCTGTAAAATTAGAAATTTCAGATATCATGGTATGGACTACCCAAGACCCATTCCCAAAAACAACGCTTCAAAATATAATTTATGGTTATGCAGAATATCGTAAGAATAATTTTAAAGGAGATCTCGCACAACTGGTCAGCACTTATCCATCTCAGGGTGGAATCGCATTTGTGAATGGCATGTGTACAACCTACAATGGTCAAATTGGACCTCATTCCTATGCGTATATTTATAATACCTTCAATACGCTCCCGACTTATTCCTGGAGTGTGGAGGTTATGGCGCATGAACTCGGGCATAACTTTGGGAGTTGGCATACACACTCGTGTGTTTGGGGCCCACAGAAAAATGCCCAAATTGATAATTGTCAAACACCGGATGTAGGTAGTTGCAATCCCGGCCCCACCCCGAATGGTGGTGGCACGATCATGAGCTATTGTCATTTGACCGGCGTGGGGATTAATTTTTCAAAAGGATTTGGACAAGAGCCCGGAGACATACTCAGAAACGCTGTCAACAACAAACCTTGCCTTACTGCCATATTTACGCCAAGTCAGAAATTAAATCTGCAAGGACCATATTTTGATGGAGACAATTTAAAAATTCAGGCTAAGCCTGTTAACGCTAATTATACTTATGATTGGTTTCATTATGATTATAAGTTGCCCGGAAAGAATGATACATTTCTCGATGTGAAATATTCCGGAATTTACAAAGCAGCTGTTTCAGACAACTGCACAGAATATGCAGCACCCGACACCATTAAGATAAATGATTTTCAGGTTAACCTGGGATGTCCGGTGGTGAAAGGAAAAAAAGATTCCATCATGAGTCAGATCATTGTGGATGTGGACAATTTTGCAAAATCAGATACACTGATTTTTCCTTCAGGTTTATTTGCCACCATACCTACAAAAGCGTTGGACATATTGGTAGAACTTCAAACACGAATTGCACCTAAAAACCAATCCTGGGTGCGAAGTTTTCTGACTTCTTTTCAATCACCAGCATCCGTCGGCATAACTAAAAATGACTACAGACCGGGAGAAAACACCACAGCATTTCCAAATACCCCAAGATCATTTTCTAAAATTTTAGGACGATTTGATCCGGCAGGAAGCTGGATTTTTACGCACATGGATGATCGCAATGATAATGGTATTGATGCACAAGTGACCATCAGTCTGGTTGTAAAATGGCGGATGCCAGATACAGTATTGAATTGCTCCCTGCCAATATGTGATGGCAGTTTAAAATCATTGGACCCATTAATTCCCGGTGCATCTTATAAATGGTCCACCGGAGAAACTTCAAAAACAATTCAAGTCAATACTCCGGGAAGCTATGCCGTAACGGTGACCAAAGGAAATAAATCATCCAGTCACCAGGTAACGCTGTTTAGTAAAAATACTCAATTTACACAGTCATTCAATATTTGTGAAGGAGAAAATCTTAGGGTAGGATCTTCGAATTATAGTGTGAACGGAATTTACCTAGATTCACTTCTTGCATGGGATGGGTGTGACAGCGTTGTAACTACTGAATTAAACGTATGGCCAAAAAAAATCACCAGGGACAGCATCCAACTTTGTTACGGTGGAGAATTTGCAGGAAAAAAGTTATTCCGCGATACTCTATTCAATAATATCCTGAGCGATGTCAATGGTTGCGACAGTATTCATCTCATCCAAATAAAAATTAGTCCTGAAATAAAAATTGACTTTACAGTAAATCCTTTATGTGAAAACCAGGGTGGCAGTATCGAAGCTGTCTCCAGTGGTGGAAACGGAAATTTTAATTACCTGTGGTCTAATCAGAGTTCTACTTCGAAAATTGAAAATCTAAAATCGGGAATTTATGAATGTGTCGTAACAGATGGCCAGGGATGCATTCATAAAGATTCTGTAGAATTAAAAAATTATGATTCAGTTTCTGTAGCGATAATGGTGAAGGATGTAAATTGTTTTGGTGAAAAAAATGGAAACATTGAATTGCAATTGTTGTCCGGAACTGAACCTGTAAACTATCTTTGGAGCAACAGTCAGACTACAAGAGATATTGATAATCTTGCTGCCGGAGTTTATACTTTATACATCCTGGATCAGAACGGTTGCAGATTAGAACAAACTGTAAAAGTAGGAAGTCCTGATCTCTTGTTGGCGGAATTAGTTCTTAAGCCTAGCTCCGGGTCTAACGGAAGTGCAAAATTAAATGTAACTGGAGGAAAGGCTCCTTATGTTATACTTTGGAGTACCGGAGAAACGTCAGAGGAAATTTCCATGCTTGCTCCGGGATCTTATTCAGTATCCGTTACAGATGCAAATGGATGCAATAGAATAGACAGTTTTGTAATCGAAAGATCAGTAGGTACTTTTAATCCACTCAAGGAAGATATATTTGTGGGGTTTAATGCTGGACAGAATTTCCTCATGGTGACTTCGAAGGAAGCCAACTTAAGTCAAATTGAATTATTCGATCTCAGTGGAAAATCAATCATCCAATATAACCTCTCCACTGCAAAACAAGGTTTGTTGCCAGTTGGAAAAATACCTCCCGGAATTTACCTGGTCAAAGTTTATTTGGATTCAAAACAAATGATATACTTTAGAAAAATAAAATCAAAGTAA
- a CDS encoding DUF1573 domain-containing protein, whose protein sequence is MKPFLKYFPLISCLYGLLLCSCYSTKGQSTEKSLITTDTPKTSVDTVIAFAKIEFDSMAYDFGTIRQGEVLEKTIYFTNTGKADLKIDLITACECTTLDWSRLPIKEGQRSNIKIRYNSKDKVGPQTVDLDIMANTATGFSYTKFKLIVIL, encoded by the coding sequence ATGAAACCATTCCTAAAATATTTCCCCCTTATTTCTTGCTTATATGGCTTATTGCTTTGTTCCTGTTACAGTACTAAAGGACAGAGTACTGAAAAGTCATTGATAACAACAGATACCCCTAAAACATCTGTAGATACGGTTATTGCATTTGCCAAAATAGAATTTGATTCCATGGCTTATGATTTTGGTACTATTCGTCAAGGGGAAGTGCTTGAAAAGACAATATATTTTACAAATACAGGTAAGGCTGATTTAAAGATTGACTTAATCACGGCTTGTGAGTGCACTACACTGGATTGGTCTAGGTTGCCAATAAAAGAAGGCCAGAGAAGCAACATCAAGATTCGGTATAATTCAAAGGATAAAGTAGGACCCCAAACGGTTGATTTAGACATCATGGCAAATACTGCCACAGGTTTTAGCTATACCAAGTTCAAATTGATCGTGATTCTTTAG